A single genomic interval of Brevundimonas diminuta harbors:
- a CDS encoding family 43 glycosylhydrolase gives MRTIDRRAALTGLLSGVAASALPVRAAFSQTNEEAAPLGREWASMKWRRGIEGQRIADLGNGTFLNPIMSGDHPDPSILKDGDDYYMTFSSFESVPGIHIWHSRDLVNWQPVIAALTTNIGSVWAPELIKHEGKFYCYIPARFPEYRSNYVIWADRIEGPWSEPIDLKIPANIDPGHIVGEDGKRYLFLNGGDRVRLTDDGLATDGPVEQGVYKAWRYPEDWIVEGFAQEGPKLLKHGEYFYMITAIGGTAGPPTGHMVIAARSRSINGPWEDCPHNPVVRTASGAEKWWSRGHATLVEGPTDGDWWMVYHGYENAYWSLGRQTLLDPIEWTDDGWFRAKGGDLSQPIAMPRGGQALPHGMVLSDDFSTDKFGIQWSFYDPQPNEKDRLRRENGVLHMRAKGKAPVDCSPLTFVQGEQAYQIECEVEIDPGTVAGLILFYDRALYAGLGFDATRYVTHQYGIERGRPANPHGRRMFIRLTNAYQNVYFDTSGDGVTWNRFDRGMEVSGYNQNVRGGFMMLRPGIYAAGEGEARFKNFKFKAL, from the coding sequence ATGAGAACAATCGACCGCCGCGCCGCCCTGACCGGCCTGTTGAGCGGCGTCGCCGCCTCAGCGCTGCCTGTGCGCGCCGCCTTCTCTCAGACAAACGAAGAGGCCGCGCCTCTCGGCCGTGAATGGGCGTCGATGAAATGGCGTCGCGGCATTGAGGGCCAGCGTATAGCCGATCTCGGGAACGGGACCTTCCTCAATCCCATAATGTCGGGCGACCACCCCGATCCGTCGATCCTGAAGGACGGCGACGACTACTATATGACCTTCTCGTCGTTCGAGTCGGTGCCGGGCATCCACATCTGGCACTCGCGCGACCTAGTGAACTGGCAGCCGGTGATCGCGGCCCTGACGACGAACATCGGCTCGGTCTGGGCGCCGGAGCTGATCAAGCACGAGGGCAAGTTCTACTGCTACATCCCCGCCCGCTTCCCCGAGTATCGCTCCAACTACGTCATCTGGGCGGACAGGATCGAGGGGCCGTGGAGCGAGCCGATCGACCTGAAGATCCCGGCCAACATCGACCCCGGCCATATCGTCGGCGAGGACGGCAAACGCTACCTGTTCCTGAACGGCGGCGACAGGGTTCGGCTGACCGACGACGGCTTGGCCACCGACGGCCCGGTCGAGCAAGGCGTCTATAAGGCCTGGCGTTATCCCGAGGACTGGATCGTCGAAGGCTTCGCCCAGGAAGGGCCCAAGCTGCTGAAGCACGGCGAGTATTTCTACATGATCACCGCCATCGGCGGCACGGCCGGTCCGCCCACTGGCCACATGGTCATCGCCGCCCGGTCCAGGTCGATCAACGGACCGTGGGAGGACTGCCCGCACAATCCCGTCGTCCGCACCGCCTCGGGCGCCGAGAAATGGTGGTCGCGCGGCCATGCCACCCTGGTCGAGGGACCGACCGACGGCGACTGGTGGATGGTCTATCACGGCTATGAGAACGCCTATTGGAGTCTGGGCCGCCAGACCCTGCTGGACCCCATCGAGTGGACCGACGACGGCTGGTTCCGCGCCAAGGGCGGCGACCTGTCCCAGCCCATCGCGATGCCGCGCGGCGGCCAGGCACTGCCGCACGGCATGGTGCTGTCGGACGATTTCTCGACGGACAAGTTCGGCATCCAGTGGAGCTTCTACGACCCGCAGCCAAACGAGAAGGACCGGCTGCGTCGCGAGAACGGCGTCCTGCACATGCGCGCCAAGGGCAAGGCGCCGGTCGATTGCTCGCCCCTGACCTTCGTCCAGGGCGAGCAGGCCTATCAGATCGAGTGTGAGGTCGAGATCGACCCCGGCACAGTGGCGGGCCTGATCCTGTTCTACGACCGGGCGCTGTATGCAGGCCTCGGCTTCGACGCGACCCGCTACGTCACCCACCAGTATGGGATCGAGCGGGGACGGCCGGCCAATCCGCATGGACGACGCATGTTCATTCGCCTGACCAACGCCTATCAGAACGTCTATTTCGACACCTCCGGCGACGGCGTGACCTGGAACCGGTTCGACCGGGGCATGGAGGTATCGGGCTATAACCAGAACGTCCGCGGCGGCTTCATGATGTTGCGGCCCGGCATATACGCCGCCGGCGAGGGCGAGGCGCGGTTCAAGAATTTCAAGTTCAAGGCGCTGTAA
- a CDS encoding acetyl-CoA C-acyltransferase, producing the protein MSATPSADPVVIVSYARTPMGGFQGALSDAKSTDLGAVAVKAALDRAGLDPQKVEQIIMGCVLPAGLGQAPARQAGMGAGLPVSTEATTINKMCGSGMQAAMMAHDALAAGSADVIVAGGMESMTNAPYLMQKHRGGARIGHDVISDSMYLDGLEDAYTPGKLMGQFAEDTAKDYQFTREQQDAYAIESAGRAKRAQETGAFDAEIASVEVKTRKGPVTVDRDEQPTKSDPSKIPNLKPAFGKDGTITAASAASISDGAAAMVMMRQSTAQALGLTPIARVVSQAAHAHEPHLFTTAPVFALQKALKKAGWSADDVDLWEVNEAFAIVPMIAMQELGIPHDKINVNGGACALGHPLGASGARVLTTLLSALKAHGKTRGMAALCIGGGEATAMGVELV; encoded by the coding sequence ATGTCCGCGACCCCATCCGCCGATCCCGTCGTCATCGTCTCCTACGCCCGCACCCCGATGGGCGGTTTCCAGGGCGCGCTGTCCGACGCCAAGTCCACCGACCTGGGCGCCGTCGCGGTCAAGGCGGCGCTGGATCGCGCGGGCCTGGATCCGCAGAAGGTCGAGCAGATCATCATGGGTTGCGTCCTGCCTGCGGGCCTGGGTCAGGCCCCGGCGCGTCAGGCGGGCATGGGCGCAGGCCTGCCTGTCTCGACCGAGGCGACGACCATCAACAAGATGTGCGGTTCGGGCATGCAGGCGGCCATGATGGCGCACGATGCGCTGGCCGCTGGTTCGGCCGACGTGATCGTGGCGGGCGGCATGGAGTCCATGACCAACGCCCCGTATCTGATGCAGAAGCACCGGGGCGGCGCGCGCATCGGACACGACGTCATTTCCGACAGCATGTATCTGGACGGGCTGGAGGACGCCTACACCCCCGGCAAGCTGATGGGTCAGTTCGCCGAGGACACGGCCAAAGACTATCAGTTCACCCGTGAGCAGCAGGACGCCTACGCCATCGAGAGCGCCGGCCGGGCCAAGCGGGCCCAGGAAACGGGCGCCTTCGACGCCGAGATCGCCTCGGTCGAGGTCAAGACCCGCAAAGGGCCCGTCACCGTCGACCGCGACGAACAGCCGACCAAGTCCGACCCGTCCAAGATCCCCAATCTGAAGCCCGCCTTCGGCAAGGACGGCACGATCACCGCGGCTTCCGCCGCCTCGATCTCGGACGGCGCCGCCGCCATGGTCATGATGCGCCAGTCGACGGCACAGGCCCTGGGCCTGACGCCGATCGCCCGCGTGGTCAGCCAGGCCGCCCACGCCCACGAGCCGCACCTGTTCACCACCGCCCCGGTCTTCGCTCTGCAAAAGGCGCTGAAGAAGGCGGGTTGGAGCGCCGACGACGTGGATCTGTGGGAGGTTAACGAGGCCTTCGCTATCGTGCCGATGATCGCCATGCAGGAACTCGGCATCCCCCACGACAAGATCAACGTCAACGGCGGCGCCTGCGCCCTGGGCCACCCGCTTGGAGCTTCAGGAGCACGCGTCCTGACCACCCTGCTCTCGGCCCTGAAAGCCCACGGCAAGACCCGCGGCATGGCCGCCCTGTGCATCGGCGGCGGCGAAGCCACGGCCATGGGCGTGGAGTTGGTTTAG
- a CDS encoding YjfK family protein — MFKKLFGSSEKAAPANRLATVRNITVGRTVSLDPLAWRRLGDETHFTLDRDVLDISAQGLVSLDSGQFVHRFYTDDHVMLQAMSDDEAGLESYDFSLFVPWTSAYPPGERERRIWRDRLSAPVFHGAAEELPDYPRFWFAESDAIQPPVTLWETIWDDRAATAPYAKIFQTCMLYARELGGGRELMLALEQQPEGGDTTHEIMIGIPLEMAEFRA; from the coding sequence ATGTTCAAGAAACTTTTCGGATCGTCGGAGAAGGCCGCGCCTGCCAATCGACTGGCGACGGTGCGCAACATCACCGTGGGCCGCACCGTGTCGCTGGACCCGCTGGCCTGGCGCCGGCTGGGCGACGAGACGCACTTCACCCTGGACCGCGACGTGCTCGACATCTCGGCGCAGGGGTTGGTCAGCCTGGATAGCGGCCAGTTCGTCCATCGCTTCTACACCGACGACCACGTCATGCTTCAGGCCATGAGCGACGACGAGGCCGGCCTGGAATCCTACGACTTCAGCCTGTTCGTGCCCTGGACCTCGGCCTATCCGCCGGGCGAACGCGAACGCCGCATCTGGCGCGACCGCCTGTCGGCGCCGGTCTTTCACGGCGCGGCCGAAGAGCTGCCCGACTATCCCCGCTTCTGGTTCGCCGAGAGCGACGCCATCCAGCCGCCCGTCACCCTGTGGGAGACGATCTGGGACGACCGCGCCGCGACCGCGCCCTATGCCAAGATCTTCCAGACCTGCATGTTGTATGCGCGCGAGCTGGGCGGCGGGCGCGAACTGATGCTGGCGCTGGAGCAGCAGCCCGAGGGCGGCGACACCACGCACGAAATCATGATCGGCATTCCGCTGGAAATGGCCGAGTTCCGCGCCTGA
- a CDS encoding YjfI family protein — protein MPNDASPPSAANDRIRAWRQARREEGLVKLELWVPATARDDVKAAVRAIVTDSTRGPQLAPRPRRPTSDSITPGDDHQMDAVIETPWTVPAIKAALDGSTLLRDGEMTLRVVEGAEPVLLATMHEYGDLPVYLSVGGAQIVCSVLLWPVSEQKDRHAFNEFLLKAQRVVPLSNFAITNVGGEDVYELMGELSCKTTLQTILIELRTLAENAIDATELRETFGADAA, from the coding sequence ATGCCGAACGACGCATCGCCCCCTTCCGCCGCCAACGACCGCATTCGTGCGTGGCGACAGGCGCGTCGAGAGGAGGGCCTGGTCAAGCTGGAGCTTTGGGTGCCGGCCACCGCCCGCGACGACGTCAAGGCGGCTGTTCGCGCCATCGTCACCGATTCAACGCGCGGGCCGCAGCTTGCCCCACGCCCGCGCCGACCCACTTCCGATTCCATCACCCCTGGAGACGACCATCAAATGGACGCCGTGATCGAGACCCCCTGGACCGTGCCCGCCATCAAGGCGGCGCTGGACGGCTCAACCCTGCTGCGTGACGGCGAAATGACCCTGCGCGTGGTCGAGGGCGCCGAGCCGGTGCTGCTGGCGACCATGCACGAATACGGCGACCTGCCGGTCTATCTGAGCGTCGGCGGGGCCCAGATCGTCTGTTCGGTCCTGCTATGGCCCGTGTCGGAGCAGAAGGATCGCCACGCCTTCAACGAGTTCCTGCTGAAGGCCCAACGCGTGGTGCCCCTGTCCAACTTCGCCATCACCAACGTCGGCGGCGAAGACGTGTATGAACTGATGGGCGAACTCTCTTGCAAGACGACGCTTCAGACCATCCTGATCGAACTGCGCACCCTGGCCGAGAATGCGATCGACGCCACCGAACTGCGTGAAACCTTCGGCGCCGACGCCGCCTGA
- a CDS encoding flavin reductase family protein, whose protein sequence is MTASPPPNGGLDVESWGDPEDPIVLLIGAPGRLSGDWRRSVRALVDAGRHVMLKADFDAADDGSAALRGLLTELPSRPAIVCSDTTLDAVIPALSVTGPALASCLVVVAEGQGAVSPELEAQLAGVPIQTITHAEAPDAVEAVNAALLGFLERHAPRDALYYQAGSDPRTLRDALGCFATGVTVVTTLDEAGQPVGLTANSFSSVSLDPPLILFCLARSSTNVDRFRRAEHFAINVLHIGQQPTSGVFARSQADRFQDVAWETWDTGAPILSGALASFECGTEQIVEAGDHLVIIGRVRRARFEPRRDPLLYFRGKYRRLHFS, encoded by the coding sequence ATGACCGCATCGCCGCCCCCGAACGGAGGCCTGGACGTCGAAAGCTGGGGCGACCCCGAGGATCCCATCGTCCTGCTGATCGGCGCGCCCGGGCGTCTGTCCGGCGACTGGCGCCGGTCGGTGCGCGCGCTGGTAGACGCCGGCCGACATGTCATGCTGAAGGCGGACTTCGACGCGGCGGACGACGGCTCGGCCGCCTTGCGCGGACTGCTGACCGAGCTTCCCTCCCGCCCGGCCATCGTCTGTTCCGACACGACGCTGGACGCTGTCATCCCTGCGCTCTCTGTCACCGGCCCGGCCCTGGCCAGCTGTCTGGTGGTCGTCGCCGAAGGGCAGGGGGCTGTCTCGCCCGAGCTTGAGGCGCAGTTGGCCGGCGTCCCGATCCAGACGATCACGCACGCCGAGGCGCCAGACGCGGTGGAGGCCGTAAACGCCGCACTCCTGGGCTTCCTTGAACGCCACGCCCCGCGCGACGCCCTGTATTATCAGGCCGGCTCGGACCCCCGCACCCTGCGCGACGCCCTGGGCTGTTTCGCCACCGGGGTGACGGTGGTCACGACCCTGGACGAGGCCGGACAGCCCGTCGGCCTGACCGCCAACTCCTTCTCCTCGGTGTCGCTGGATCCGCCGTTGATCCTGTTCTGCCTGGCCCGTTCGTCCACCAACGTCGACCGTTTCCGCCGGGCGGAACATTTCGCCATCAACGTCCTGCATATCGGCCAGCAGCCGACCTCCGGCGTCTTCGCCCGGTCCCAGGCCGACCGCTTCCAGGACGTGGCGTGGGAGACCTGGGACACCGGCGCGCCCATCCTGTCGGGCGCCCTGGCCAGTTTCGAATGCGGGACCGAACAGATCGTCGAGGCCGGCGATCATCTGGTCATCATCGGCCGGGTCCGGCGCGCCCGGTTCGAACCGCGCCGCGATCCGCTGCTCTATTTCCGGGGCAAGTATCGGCGGCTGCACTTTTCCTGA
- a CDS encoding glutathionylspermidine synthase family protein, with product MERLRFDPRTDWDAKAEELGFTWRHTDGKPYWDETAAYAFSLAEIEDGIEAPTEELHGLCLELVNEAVQSERLMEQLDIPEAMRDYVADSWKRGDPSLYGRFDFAYDGTSPAKLYEYNADTPTSIYETAVFQWLWLEDQIKAGALPADADQFNSLHEKLVDRFRAIFPNGGFVHFASDAEFVEDRQTVRFLEDLAQQAGLEPQFVAIDQIGMNADGRFVDHENWIIQAMFKLYPWEQMLRDDYAAPLPTADVTVLEPAWKSILSNKAILPLLWERHAGHPNLLESYFEGDPAEAALGSSYVRKPLFSREGDNVELIDQGVSAAEVVDGGYGAGRHVRQALCDPPLFDGNHVIVGSWVVGTEPAGISLREDTGRITRNTSRFLPHFIRD from the coding sequence ATGGAGCGTCTGCGCTTCGATCCCCGCACCGACTGGGACGCCAAGGCCGAGGAACTCGGCTTCACCTGGCGCCATACCGACGGCAAACCCTATTGGGACGAGACGGCGGCCTATGCCTTTTCGCTGGCCGAGATCGAGGACGGGATCGAGGCGCCGACCGAGGAACTGCACGGCCTGTGCCTGGAGCTGGTCAACGAGGCCGTCCAGTCCGAGCGGCTGATGGAGCAGCTCGATATCCCGGAGGCCATGCGGGACTATGTGGCCGACAGCTGGAAGCGGGGCGACCCGTCCCTGTATGGCCGGTTCGACTTCGCCTATGATGGGACAAGTCCGGCCAAGCTATATGAATACAACGCCGACACACCGACCAGCATCTATGAGACGGCGGTGTTCCAGTGGCTGTGGCTGGAAGACCAGATCAAGGCCGGCGCCCTGCCCGCCGATGCGGATCAGTTCAACAGCCTGCATGAAAAGCTGGTCGACCGATTCCGCGCCATCTTCCCGAACGGCGGCTTCGTGCATTTCGCCTCCGACGCGGAGTTCGTCGAGGACCGGCAGACGGTGCGCTTCCTGGAAGACCTGGCCCAGCAGGCCGGACTGGAGCCTCAGTTCGTCGCCATCGACCAGATCGGGATGAACGCCGACGGCCGGTTCGTGGACCACGAGAACTGGATCATCCAGGCGATGTTCAAGCTCTATCCGTGGGAGCAGATGCTGCGCGACGACTACGCCGCGCCGCTGCCGACGGCGGACGTGACCGTGCTGGAACCGGCGTGGAAGAGCATCCTGTCCAACAAGGCCATCCTGCCGCTGTTGTGGGAGCGGCATGCGGGCCACCCCAACTTGCTGGAAAGCTATTTCGAGGGCGATCCGGCCGAGGCGGCGCTGGGCTCATCCTATGTGCGCAAGCCGTTGTTCTCGCGCGAAGGCGACAATGTCGAACTGATCGACCAGGGCGTCAGCGCCGCAGAGGTGGTGGACGGCGGCTATGGCGCGGGGCGTCACGTCCGCCAGGCGCTGTGCGATCCGCCCCTGTTCGACGGCAACCATGTGATCGTCGGGTCTTGGGTGGTGGGAACGGAACCCGCGGGCATCAGCCTGCGGGAGGATACCGGGCGCATCACGAGAAACACCTCGCGTTTCTTGCCGCACTTCATCCGCGACTGA
- a CDS encoding potassium channel family protein — MLLPRMKLAVIFDRAFHALADMHWRMLGGLILFHAISSWLLLAIAHEAELHDPLTFFYWYATTAYTVGYGDLSPQGVGGRLVTALWIFPGAIAAFTTVVAKVLAGIGDIWRARRSGKGDYSRMTDTILLVGYHPVRTSKMVEELCAELNRSQTLVLLTRQAVADVDPRIRYVQTESLTSTTGLTRAGAANASRILVHASNDADTLTATLAVSAMAPDAAHIVCFFDDADSARLLAQHCPKVEIVLSSAPEMLARAARDPGSSQVISALTSHLDEGATLFSLKWTGAGRSVGDLTQRFLQHRATLLAHQPDGADSPRFNPSPETGVEQGDRLFYVSAARLNQPSLAGS, encoded by the coding sequence ATGTTGCTGCCGCGAATGAAGCTGGCCGTGATTTTCGACCGGGCGTTCCACGCCCTGGCCGATATGCACTGGCGCATGCTGGGCGGGCTAATCCTCTTTCACGCTATTTCGTCGTGGCTGCTCCTCGCCATCGCACACGAAGCGGAACTCCATGACCCGCTGACTTTCTTCTACTGGTACGCGACGACGGCCTATACCGTAGGTTATGGCGATCTCAGTCCGCAAGGCGTCGGCGGCCGACTGGTCACGGCCTTGTGGATCTTTCCCGGCGCCATCGCGGCTTTCACGACGGTCGTGGCCAAGGTGCTAGCCGGGATTGGCGACATCTGGCGCGCCCGGAGATCGGGCAAGGGAGACTATTCAAGGATGACCGATACGATTCTGCTGGTCGGCTATCACCCCGTTCGTACGTCCAAAATGGTCGAAGAACTGTGCGCGGAGTTGAACCGGTCTCAGACCCTGGTGCTGCTGACGCGCCAAGCGGTGGCGGACGTCGATCCGCGCATTCGCTACGTCCAGACGGAAAGCCTGACCTCGACGACTGGGCTGACGCGTGCGGGCGCAGCGAACGCGAGCCGCATATTGGTCCACGCCAGCAATGACGCCGACACCCTGACCGCCACCCTGGCTGTCTCGGCGATGGCGCCGGACGCCGCACATATCGTCTGCTTCTTCGATGACGCCGATAGCGCACGGCTGTTGGCGCAGCACTGTCCCAAGGTCGAGATCGTTCTGTCGTCGGCGCCGGAAATGCTGGCCCGCGCCGCGCGCGATCCGGGTTCCAGCCAGGTCATCAGCGCCCTGACCAGCCACCTGGACGAAGGCGCGACCTTGTTCAGCCTGAAATGGACCGGCGCGGGCCGATCGGTCGGCGACCTGACGCAGCGTTTTCTCCAGCACCGCGCGACCCTTCTGGCGCATCAGCCGGACGGCGCGGATTCGCCACGCTTCAATCCCTCGCCGGAAACAGGCGTGGAACAGGGCGACCGCCTGTTCTATGTGTCGGCGGCCCGGCTGAACCAGCCGAGCCTGGCCGGATCCTGA
- a CDS encoding PspA/IM30 family protein: protein MSMLRKLSALFRGTAHDAAQGVVDANALKILDQEIRDADNAQGKARDDLAGLVARRRMAENELASFRDQIAKYESSARTALAQGKTDLAREVAGRIAELEVEITSRGPLIEDMKTAETRLRTAIASTDQKIETLRREIDIVKVNDSVQKAQTSVALNSAGAQSRIGSAADSLQRIKQRQAIQEEKLNASQALEDRRTGADLDAKLREAGILPGHSSADDVLARLSQPEVTVVTPRIGQSTPDKDPA, encoded by the coding sequence ATGTCCATGCTCAGAAAACTGTCCGCCCTGTTCCGCGGCACGGCCCACGATGCGGCCCAGGGCGTCGTCGACGCCAATGCGCTGAAGATCCTCGACCAGGAAATCCGCGACGCCGACAACGCCCAAGGCAAGGCCAGAGACGATCTGGCCGGCCTGGTGGCGCGCCGCCGCATGGCCGAAAACGAACTTGCATCGTTCAGGGACCAGATCGCCAAATACGAAAGCTCGGCCCGCACCGCCCTGGCTCAGGGCAAGACCGATCTAGCGCGCGAAGTCGCCGGCCGCATCGCCGAGCTGGAGGTCGAGATCACCAGCCGCGGCCCGCTGATCGAGGACATGAAAACGGCCGAGACGCGCCTGCGCACCGCCATCGCCTCGACCGACCAAAAGATCGAGACGCTTCGTCGCGAGATCGACATCGTCAAGGTCAACGATTCCGTCCAGAAGGCCCAGACGTCGGTCGCCCTGAACTCGGCCGGCGCCCAGTCGCGCATCGGCTCGGCGGCGGACAGCTTGCAACGCATCAAGCAGCGCCAGGCGATCCAGGAAGAGAAGCTGAACGCCAGCCAGGCGCTGGAGGATCGTCGCACCGGCGCGGACCTGGACGCCAAGCTGCGCGAGGCCGGCATCCTGCCCGGCCATTCCTCGGCCGACGACGTCCTGGCCCGCCTCAGCCAGCCGGAGGTGACCGTGGTCACGCCGCGCATCGGCCAATCTACGCCTGACAAGGACCCGGCCTGA
- a CDS encoding DUF1190 domain-containing protein: protein MTDPKDLPKTETMRRLKRSRVLHVSSLMATASFSLAACGSPQRVPAPEPEPTLAYQSLDECKAANDIPDTECDAALAKAQQEAAKTAPRYATREECEGQWGPSQCQPNNNGGSFFSPLLTGFIVGQLLNGGYRGGGPLYRDREGRLSNGYGGGYAYRDYRTGKTLTNAREHGDVARQAPTRVQSRTTVVSRGGFGGGGRGYGG from the coding sequence ATGACCGATCCCAAGGACCTGCCCAAGACCGAGACGATGCGCCGGCTGAAACGCTCGCGCGTCCTGCACGTCAGCAGCCTGATGGCGACCGCCAGCTTCTCGCTGGCCGCCTGCGGCTCGCCCCAGCGCGTGCCGGCGCCCGAGCCCGAGCCGACCCTGGCCTATCAGTCGCTGGACGAGTGCAAGGCCGCCAACGACATTCCCGACACCGAATGCGACGCGGCCCTGGCCAAGGCTCAGCAGGAGGCCGCCAAGACCGCGCCGCGCTACGCCACCCGCGAGGAGTGCGAGGGCCAGTGGGGACCGTCGCAGTGCCAGCCGAACAACAACGGCGGCTCCTTCTTCAGCCCGCTGCTGACCGGCTTCATCGTCGGCCAGCTGCTGAACGGCGGCTATCGCGGCGGCGGACCGCTGTATCGTGACCGCGAGGGGCGACTGTCGAACGGCTACGGCGGCGGCTACGCCTACCGCGACTATCGCACCGGCAAGACCCTGACCAATGCGCGCGAGCATGGCGACGTCGCCCGTCAGGCCCCGACCCGCGTCCAGAGCCGCACCACCGTCGTCTCGCGCGGCGGCTTCGGCGGCGGCGGCCGGGGCTACGGCGGCTGA
- a CDS encoding DUF350 domain-containing protein — translation MFDWFIFQQGAIAFLIAFAMAGAFTLAFKLIYQWVTPYHEHTLIREGNTAAAIALGGALIGYVLPLASALSHTVSLMEFAAWALLAGVIQIVVFVAISRMAFRNLVVRIEAGEIAAAVYLASISICVGLLNAACMTS, via the coding sequence ATGTTCGACTGGTTCATTTTTCAGCAGGGGGCGATCGCTTTCCTGATCGCCTTCGCCATGGCGGGCGCCTTCACCCTGGCCTTCAAGCTGATCTACCAGTGGGTCACGCCGTATCATGAACATACGCTGATCCGTGAGGGGAACACGGCCGCCGCCATCGCGCTCGGGGGCGCCCTGATCGGCTATGTCCTGCCTCTGGCTTCGGCCCTGTCGCACACCGTCAGCCTGATGGAGTTCGCGGCCTGGGCGCTGCTGGCCGGCGTGATCCAGATCGTGGTTTTCGTCGCCATCAGCCGCATGGCCTTCCGCAATCTGGTCGTCCGCATCGAGGCGGGCGAGATCGCCGCGGCCGTCTATCTGGCTTCCATTTCCATCTGCGTCGGCCTGCTCAACGCCGCCTGCATGACGTCGTGA